AACATGGAGTTCTCTTCAGCTGAGAAGGAAGAGGTTTGTTGTTCTCCCTAGCTCAGGACCTCCTGATATCATCACATGTCTAATCGGTTCTTGGGGCTTCCTGTTGAGGTCAAGGGGCATGGCATGCATGTGTCTACATCAGTGATTCCATTAGTGGGAAAGAGGGCACCTGCGCTGTGTGAGCTCAGCATGGTTCATGGGGCATTTGCCAAGGCAGCCAGGCGATGATAAGATGTCTGGGCATAGCAAAAGTGCTGACCTAGGAACGTTTTGCCAGGAAAAGTCACTTAGGATATCAGCACCCCACCTGTCTATTTATCAAATGGAAGCCACAGCCTGTCTTCCCAAGGACATGGCAGAACAGAAGCCCGCCATGCCCTCTGTGTGGGGTGGGGATTCTAACCAAGCCCTTCAGTTGTTCTGAGaggttgtttttctctgtgtctcgGTGGCTCAGTGCATTTGTGGGCACAGTGAGACTTCATTCATCTGTCTGCTCTCAACAGCTCTCCTAGTGTCTGTATCCTGGCAGGTCCCACTGAAGGCTTAGGGGCTGAAGCTTTGCCATGTGCATGtttacatgtgcacacagataaGAGGAAACTAGATGTCTGTGCCAGGCCCTCTGACACAATTTCTTTATCACAGATTTGCCAAGGCAGCTGGAGGTACAAGGTTGCTTTACTTTTGCTGTGAACGAAGAACTGAGGGGAAAAGGAGGATGCTATCACAGGGAGGTGGGTATGCACTGTCTTTGAGAAGAGGGGGTGTCCTAGGAAGAAACCTGGGTTGTTCCAGCAGAGCATCATGTGTCCCCACATGGAACCTGAAGCAAATCCGGCAGCTGGGAGCTGCACCGGCAGCCATCAGCAGCAAAAGACCTGGGCCGTACACACCACGATGGCAAATGCTACTGGGACCATTTTGAAAAACAATGTTGTCATCTTTAagatgatttttctttctctatcaaGCTGACCCTTCTCTTCTGTAAGCAGTATCTTCCCAATGAGACTTGAGTCACAGTAGGGTGATTAACCATCCCATTTTGCTTGCCATggtcagtttgtttttgttgttattcttaAAGTTCTAAATCCTGGGGAAGCCTCCCATCCCAGGATCTGAGCTGAGAAAAGGGCTTTCTAAGACGCAACAACCATTGTGGATTGTGCACTGCAGCCTTTCACTGAGTCCTGGAGAGCCACCTGCAAGGGCCCACCTGAACAGGAACTTACACTGAACACCCAGGCATGCAGAGCCACAGATATGCTTAACTGTACAGAGCTCAGTCCGTGATGCGGAAGCTGCAGACGTACTGCATTTTCCTCAAGGCCAGTTGGACCATAGAAGGAAAGGAAACTAATAAAATAGAGGAAAAGTCCACATGTTTTGACACTGTAGAGCCATGGAAGTCAACTGTCCACTCCCAGCCAGAAATGACTACCTGATGAGCCTTTTGGAACCATTACCTGAATTGTGAACATTTCCCCTAATGCCCCACATCTGGTGCTCTAGTGAAAGCTGCAGGAGACCAAAGGCAAACCAGTGGCCACAAAGGTGGGGGAATGCCCCTAGGGATCCAGAACCTGCCCAGGAGGGGGCAGTGCAGCCCATGAGCACCTGGACACCCTGGAGAGAGGTGGGAAGGGCTGCTCAAAAGGGTGTGCCATCCCACCCTGGCGTCCTATGCCCCATTCTGCAGCAGGTGGCAGAGAATCACCTTGGTACAAGTTACAGATACAGTGACAAGAACCTATTCAGTGTCATCTTGCCCCACATCACCAAGGACCCAGCTCTCAGGCACCTTGTAAACAAATGTGCCATACAAATCCTTAAACATTTATGGACTCATACTTCCCAGAGTGGATAAAGGGGAAACCCAAGAGTTAAGTCAGTTGAAGAAATAGAATCAAAACTTGATCTTGTGCATTCGATTTAAGCAGCTGACACAAAACTGAGACCAAGTGGGAAATGACACCTGGGTCTCCTACTCTGGCTAGACCTTTTTAACTGTGATAACTTTCTCTCTACCCTTGCCTGGGGTTCATACTGGCTAACTTCATCCTCACCTCCAAACCTTCAACTGGCTGTGTCTATTCAGACATTCTCATCCTCTGTCCTTCATTTCTATCCCTTACTTTCCTAAACACTCACTCTCTTCTTTCAGACTGTTTTCAACCTTGCTTCTTTTTAACTTCCTACAAAGCAGAGGAAGGAGTTCTCAGAGAAAGGAAGTTTTAAATTTGTAGATAATCACTTGTTAGCTACGTAGCCCTTGGTGTTTAGTTTCTCTTAACTCAGGTCCTTTTCGTCACTATAGGATAAAGTAGCCTCCATTTTATAAAGCTTCAACAACCAGCCAGTAAGTTGTGTGTAAGTTTTGAGAGCAACTGTGTGCCTGTATCCTTCAAGTCATCAGTCCCCTCTCTATAGAGCCCCCAGGGGTTCTTGGAACTGGAGAGTGTACCAGGACCTTTGAACACTCTGCTTTTAACTAGACTGCCACACCTATGAGTTTGAAAAGTTTATATTACACATCAGGCACAGATAGGCATTAACAAGTATAATACTAATATCCATTTGCTGTAATGAAACTTATTTATAACTCACCAATTGTTAATTATTGGAAATTTCCACTCAATATTTTCAAACCATGGTTGACTACTTCACTGAAATGAAAGGGAGCGAAGCCTTGGATAGGTTACACTCAGCGTTTTTCAGAATATGTTAGAGGGGTAAATGATATAGATAATTACCCCAAACCTTAAAGCAAAGTCTCTTTATAGACAGTCTAACCTGGCCAGCCTGTTGGTGCTACCTTCTGACAAGCCTGGGCTTATGGAGTTTTTGTTAAGAAACATGATTTTAGGAACTGTGAAACAAAGTCTAGTGACAGTTTTCATTAAATTACTCGCTTAGGACTTTTCAAAAAAGGTTCAGAGCCACCAGCTCTGGAACTCAGTCAGTGGGAAATAGTTGTCTGGGGCCCAGAGGGGCCTCAGGGCTGTATTCACAGCCATTATCTGACTTCCATGGTCCATTCTCAGCCATTCATGATGCAAGTTCAGAAATATACAAATTCAACAAGAATGTGAAATCCAAAGTAATGTTCCTGTGCTCCTTCCTAGCCAGCTGGAAGCTTGTCATTCTCCAGTTCTGCTAGATAGAGACCTGAAGTGAGCTATGCCTCCGATGTAGATGGCTTACATCCTTGACAGGGAATGGTATTTCTTGGGTGCCTTCCTAGGGTCCCACCTGTACAGCTATGACTATTCTCAAACTAAGACAAGGTCAAGGAGAAGGGGCTAGCCAGGGAGCTGAACCTAATAGATTTTATGGAGCATGGGGAATGGCACCTCAGGAGCAACCCATGGTAGAATAAAATAGTGGCTTATAGGTGCCCATGGAGTGGTGCTGAGGGAAGGCCAACTTTTCCAAGTCACATGTCCTAGgaagctctcctctcctctgccccATTAGGCTTCTAAGTGGGGAACAAGGAGATCTGTCTGTCTTATTCCTGGAGATGGCAGCCTTATGTGAAAGTGGCACAGCCCTGGCTTCATGGGTGACCTGCTTTCCTTGGAGAATACAGCCTGGGTGACAAGAACCTTCTGTGCTGGGTCCAGTCCCTGTATGACTAAAGCAAGTGACTTGGATCCTCTGAGCTCTGAGCAATTAACTTTCTGCTGGTCTCTTTAGGGACAACACAGTTTAGGAAGCAGAAACGCTCTCTTGGAAAATCTAAAGTACCCTAGCTTTCTTTATTAGTATAACTTGCCATTTCCAGGAGGCATGGGCAGCCCCAGACATCAGTGAACTTGTAGGATAGTAGCATTGAGCTGAAACAGAGCTTGGAAGCCAGCTAGAATCTGGGAATACTGATTCAGGGACTACAGTCTTCTACAGTGTCCAGGTGGGGAACAGATGTGCAGACCTTCATTAGACTAACAAAAGCACCAGCGAGGAGAACAGTGTGTGCTCTGCTGGGAGACCAAATGCACTAACAGCTATGCATTATGCTGGCAGAAAGAAGGAGACAATGGTGGGTAGGGGAAGAGAGGTGACGATATTGTAGGCTAAGGGTGCTACATTCCCTCTGGGGAGCTCTAGTGCACAGTGGCTTCTCTCCTAGCCTGTCTCTGCACTAGTAATGAGTTTGGGTTAGGAGGGAGACAGTAGTGGGTTTAGCTTAAACCTTGCCACATGGGCAGCACCTGACATGCAGAGCTGGCTTTCTCCTGCGTTAGCTCTTTGTATCCACCCCTCCCTCAGCAGTGCCCTCCAGAATCTGGACTGCGTGATAAGTTTTGCCTCCATTTCTGTTTCCCATAGCAATGCTCACCTTTCGGAGTCTTGCGGCTCCCGTGCCCGAGCGAATGGCATCCATCAAGGCTTGCCTGGCATCCACTGTGTTGCTGAGGGTGGCAGTGCTGAACCTAGAAACCGTTATGGGAGCTGATGGAGCCTGGGAGGCTGGAGGGGGTGGTAGTTGCAGGGCAGGTGGTGGTGGGAGGCCAGGGTCTTCTTGCTGAGCTTTGTCCAAACCTGGAGCCAAGAGTGCAGCATCTCGGAAGCTCTGGAGCTCCTCAGAGGCAAGCGAAGATACCTAATGAGACAGTTAGTGGTTACTAGAGTGAGTGCTCATGTACCCTGTCTCATCTGTAATACTCCATGGTGCTGAACCTAGGGCGAGCCTTTGGGAAGTGATTAGTTCATAAATGTGGATCTACCATGAGTAGAATCAGTACCAAATAAAAGAAGCCCCAGAGAGTCCCTGGAACCTCCTGTCATGTGAAGCCTTGGCATGGAGGTACTAGGGACCAGAAAGACAACCCTACAAAACACCAACTCTGCTATTGCCATGACTTTTGACTTCTATCTTCTAGAGCTGTAAGAAATAAACCCCCATTGTTTCTGAGCCACCCAGTCTATAGTGCTTTGTTATAGCAGACTGAAGGAATTAACAGTTACAATTTGTGGAAAGCTCCTTTCCAAGAAGACAGCATATAGCTACCCATCTCACAGTGAACCTCAAAGAGCTCCTTAGTGATGaaccacagaaaacagaaatatgTCTGCTCATTACTTATACATATATCCCCATGCTCTTCCAAAGCATGGCTCAATGGTGCCAGCTATAACAGGAGTGCAAGAGTACTCTCTagtttcatatttttcttcacaTGTGGAGATAGAAATAGAAGCTGGACACACAGCTTTGACCAAGTGGGGGTTGAACTTGACTCCCACTAAAACTCCAGGGGAATATACAAGTCACATCATTCGTCAAATCCCATGTGTGATGGCCACAGGTGCACTGCCCTGCCTCTAAATTCAATTAATATTGTGCCTACAATTATGCAAGTCCAGGGCTATCTTTGCACAGTTGCCTCAGTCTGTGATGGTAGGAACTGTGACAGTGGCCTGGTATCCTACCCTGAGGTCATGATGAGTGTGTGAGAGAATTTGAAAAGTGTTAGTGTAGGCCTGCAGGAAAGGTAGAGAAATGCCACTCATAGAAGCAGAGGTCATAACAGATGCCTAGAGTTGGGTGACAATGTACCAAGCAAGTGGAGTTAGCAATCCACCTGCTGCAAACTAGTCATCTAGTTGCTGCTGTCATCTAGTCACAGTGATGGAAGCTAAGTGGTGCCAGCCTAGTTTGCTAGGGAGAAGTGCAGGCAGGATTCTGAACCTGTTCTATACACAAGGCCCTTTTCCTTACCTTCTTTAGGCTGAGAGTTCCACTGTGGCCCCGGATGGCTGCCAGAAGGGCAGATCGCTCGCTCTCTGCCTCCACATAGGATGGCTTCTTTGGCTTTCCTTCTGAGGTGAGTTCTGCAGTCTAGAATATTAACAAGCTTAACAGTATTCCACTGTGAAGATAAGGGAAGGCTAACTCCCTGTCAGCAGATGCCTACAGCATCAATTCCCCTCAACCTATCTGCTAAAAGATACACCCAGAAGATCATGGAAGAGCTTACAGCTTAGCCACAACAGCAAGGCTTACATACACAACCATTTGCTTTTCTAGTTTCAGCACAGCATACAAAAACTTTACTGAGTCATTCAACACATGGGTAGAGCAGCCTTTGAGCTAGACTATGTTGTCCAGATGTAGGCTGATGTAAATAATGTTCTGAGCACAAGCAGTTTAGGAGGTGGAATGAAGGCCTTTTCAACTTGGGTGTTTTCAACTTGTTTTGGGATACCATGATATAACCCTGTAGTAAGTTGAGGGGCGTAGAAGAAACAAGGTTGTATCAAGTGCTGTCTCTTACTATGAGACTATTCCTGCTGTTTTCCCAGCTTTCCCTAGCTGACATGTGTGCTGAAATCTTGCAGACCTAGATGAGGATGTTAGTGGGTGACACTGAGCCAGACCACCTAAGACTCACTCTGCTTTGcttcctcaactgaaaaatggaggAATTAACTCTTCAGTATTTGCATTAGCAGCTCAGTAATAACATTTGGATGTGTTACGTGACCTGATAATGGAGGAAGATCACAAAGTTCTTGCTATTTCTGCTGTAGAATGACAATGTAATGTCATCACATAATGTTTCAGTCAACAGCAGACCACACTGGTGACAGCAGACTCACAAGACTGAAAAGAGATGAAATACTCCTGTCTCCCAGTGACTCTGTAGCCATACTAATGTCCTACTGCAATGAACTTCACAGGGGTTTGGCGTGATGCTAGTGTAGGCAAGCGTATACCCTGTGCTGGTAGACATGCAGAGGTATGACACGTAGCTACACGCAGTCGtgtgtgactctggattgtgacTGTGGTTGACTATGTTGCTGTATTATGCACTCACTATCCTATAGGTTCTCTGGTTACTTTGGCGTAGACAACTACTTTTGGGGTTAtggttttattcttttattttcctccaaAATGCTAGGGCCTGCTGCACAAGCAGCATCCTTTTTCAATCTCCTCTTGATATCATCTGATGTAACAAGAAGTCCCTGTTGAGTGCTAGCCTgttgtcatataggcttttgtgaTACCTCATGATGTTCACACAGCAATGAAACCACTTGCCATGCAGTTCTCAGAATGTGTCCCCTTTTCTAGTAATACAAGGCTGTACAGAAAGCAGTGGCCCTCCTGTGGCTTACTGTCTCGAAGTGTCAAGACATTGCCCAGAAGCTCATGGAAGGAAACTTTCTCAGCCTACCACAACTAGGAGCTGATGGAGACCTTACTAGGTAGTCCTGGTGGAAGGTCCTTGAAGGGGATGGTGGGACACTTTTTTCTCTCATCTGCCTGGTTATGAGGTGAGCATTTGTCTGCCACGTATTCTCACGACACTGTGTTGCTTTGCCACAAGCTCAAAAGCAATAAGTCAACTGGCCATGAACTAAAACCCCTAAACCTTGAcccccaaataaacctttcctttctctatttttttttcagatattttgttCCAACAACCCAAAGCTGACAGAGTACTTCTGGACCAGAGTACAGACAGCACCACACCCTGGCCTCACTATTACTCTGGGCCAGTAGATGATTATTTACTGATTGACATCTTTTCTACTGCACTGCTGGAGCCTGACAAGCTAAAGCCTCTCCAGTGCTTTTATTCAAATGCTTTAGAAGGAGATAGAATGTAGTTAAAATGAAACCTGCAGACTTGCAgctctgcctttgcagcctttctTCCAGTCCCATTCTTAAGATCTAAGATAGGGTGGTAGCCCTGCCCAGGAGCTCCCTGAACCCAACCCCCGAAGCCCACCACATTCACCTTGCGGAGCTTGTCCCTTCCTCCTGATGAGTGGATAGCTTCCATCAGGGCACTGTGCAGGGATGTATCTTTTGGAACTGGCCTTTGAACAACAGGCTTGAATTTTTTCTTTGGCCCAAAAATGCTGGATGGTAGAGCATCATCTGCGTCCTGACCATTTGTAGATAACGGACTGGGCTTTTCCTCTGTCTGTAAAATGATGTAGCTAGTCAGGCTGGACTCTTTTGGAGAGTGGGGAGGCTCATAATTTCCTGGAACCCGTGCAGAGCCATTCATCAGTATCCTCCCAGAGTCATGCGCCTCTGCCAAGAGCGGAGGGGGCGGGTGAGCCTTGTCCAGCGCCTGTGTGGGGTTAGATGTTGAGCTCGCCTTTTGGTTACTTGTAGTTTGCTTTTCATTGAAACCACAGCTCTGTCCCACAGAAACACGATCTCTCTGGGAAGAACTGACTGGGAGGAAATAGGAGTTTCTGTGGACAGCAGCAGGACAGTCTTGAGTGGATGACTTCCCATATGTGCTGCTAGCCTTTACTCTGGGATGGTCTCCGATTGGCAGCTGCACTCCAGGGGTGCTGGAAAGGCAGACAGAGCCCTGGTTTGTCTCATGCTGCTGTGCCTCTGAGTGCGGGTTGGGAGCTGCATCATCTTTCCCAGTGGGGGGTGGTCTAGGCAGCTTTGGTTCTTCATGGCCCTTTTCAGCAGTCTTCTTATGTGGTCTCACCACATCTGCGTGGACTTTTGGAGGCCCCATTTTCTTGGCAATGGCAGAGGCCACGTACTGGCTGGATGTTCTTCTCTGGGGCTTGAGGAATGTGACTTCTGTGGGATGAGCTGCTGGCACTTTCACATGACAGGAGACTGTTGAACGTGGCCGGCTTCTCTCTTCCTCCAGGTGTGCCCCATGTTCCTGTGCGGCAGGCTGCTGCAGGGGAGCGGTCAGTGTGAAGGCTGTCTTCATTCCATTATCTTGCTGTGGTTTTGTGGgtgtggcagtggtggtggtggaggggtaTTTTTTGGCCGTACACTCTGCCGGCCCATTCAGGAGCTTTTCCATTGAGTTGCGCCTCCAGAACTCTTTGACTTTTCCAATAGGTTGACCGTCTGTTTCAACAACAGCTGATGACTGGGGTATGGTCCTGCTCCCATTCACATGAGGACTCACCAGATTCCCTAGTTCATCAATCTTAATGGCACCAGTGGAGAGGGACACGTCCCTGTCATAACATCTCATCTCTGATTTGGGAGGAACAATTTTATATGTAGTGAGGCCATGCTTGAGTCCATAGCTTCCCCCTGAGGTCTGGCCACGATGAGACCATGGTGGGAATGCTGAATTGTTTTCATCTTCACAATCTTTTGGATTCATTGGCAGGGAGTTTACTCTGTGACCTGCCTGAGTCTTCTCACTGTGAGTGGACCCACACACCTTGCCTTTATCCTTTGCTTTTAGGTCATCTATAAAAAGCTTTGAAACAGATGATGTTACTCTGGCATCTATTTCAACTGGATTCTCATCTTCAGATGTGTTGGCTAAGGTTGGCTGATTTCTCTTTCTGATATCttgggaaggaggggagaggtcAGGCTCTTTTCTATTTGTCCTTACATATGGCTGGCTATGCTCAGTCTGAAATGGGGGCAGGTGAGATCTTTGGCTGGCAACACCCCCTGTGTTAAAAATAACAGCATTGTTGCTTCTACTGGAGGAAAGCCCTGAGTCAAAAGGCTCATCAGAAACTTCCCCAATAAATGTGACCGGGATATCATCCACGCCACTATCAGAGATTATGGCTTCTTGCAGACTGTGGTTAGACACACCATTTATAGAGTTGGTTAGGGAGCTGGTATCTGTTTCATAATTTTCTTCCATTCCtgcagagaaagacaaacacaagtCACTAATTGGCACCCCTTGTAGTATTACCAGTGAGTTAGTGAAAGCATGGCTAGAACTTTGATTTCCCCAGGGATTACTACTTTTTCTTAATATGTATGTTAAATGTTATCTTGATTTATAATCTGTATCTGCCTGGGGCCAGAATCTCAACTTTCACCAAAAGCAAAGAGCCATTTGCAGATCCATGATGCTTCAGGGTGAGATATTTAGCTGCCATGTTTTGCCAAATCATTCAATAATAAAATACTCCTAAATTTAATATTCTGGGAAATGTTTTCAAGTGCACTGGGATTTTGCCCTTCCTATTTCTTGTGTTCACTAGACGCACAAGGAGATATGTAGAATGACTTGTGCTAGCTTTAATTTCTTAAAGAGAGAATAAGTAAATCTTGGTGTCTTCAGAATTACACTGACTCTTCAAAACACTAAATGGTGCAAGGGGCCATGTGGTCCCAAACTGTGGGAGACTATATGGCTGGTTCAGATTCCCAGCTCTGTCAACCAAATACCAATGAGAAGGGACTGAACACTGAATTACATAAAATCAGGGTCAGTTTTGACGTTTGTTTCTCCTTGTCTTGTTTTTCTAGTTCATTTTTAATGTGTACCATGAAGAAGAGTGTAGCCTTCTTTGTCTAAAGGATCCTCTACTTACTCACTACAATTATTTGCATCTGCCTTGATCTTAGAGTGTTTTCCCCAGAATGTGTGAGAAGAACAGTGGTGCCATGGGGTGCTTCCATGCCAAGGGTGTTTATCGGGGACAAAAGACTGTGTATTTTGTGCTACCGATGAAGGAGGGGTTTCAGGTTTTAATGAAGACAGCCACTTCTCTTTGtgacattttatattttcctgGCTCATTTTGGTGATCTGGATATTTACATCTTTGATGTGCAGAGAATACAACTTAGCATATAGAAGCAGCATTActttttgcatatttttaaaaactactgaGACCCTTTCTTAATACTACTTGGGACCCTGACAGAAATCAGTCTATCAAGAACAGCCCTCGCCTGAGAGAGGAGGTCATCCCTTACAGACAGGCAAAACAAATCCCAAACAAGTTGTAGTCTGGAGACTTCTTCCTCGtggagtcacaccaaagtactcaGAAAAAGCGCCTTCCCTATTGTCATACCAGATATTATCAAAGTAGGAGGCTGGTAGCTGTTACCTTCCAGGTTGTCATCAAGCTCCGCCAGGGTTTGATGGAAGTGTCCAGTAACGAATATGTCTTCTTCATCATTTGTGGGCATGGTGGCTTTCTCCGTTCTAGGGAATaccaaaaagaaaggaggaatgtTTAATTTCTTAGTATTGATTAGTACTTAGTACTCCTTTCCAGAAATTTCAGTTGCTACTCATGGCTAGGCAGTCCTACATTTACTGGACCACCACTGTCCTTGGAACTACAAAGACTCGGATtctctgcatgtatgtccatgtgtaTATTATATGCAGCATGTAAGCTATGAATGAAATGCATGGTATGTTTGGAGTGTTATGCTCATATTAGCCCTAAAATGTTATCAATACTTGAACCCCATGCAGCTGTAATGTGGTCCCCGTGTTTCATTCTGCTGTACCAGACATGTGAGCATGCTGGTAGTTGTCAGGTACATATCTGCACTGCACTGCACCTGGCATCCTATGAACCGAGGCGCCTGATGACCAGCTGAATGTCATGATGCCAGGGCTGTGTCTCCACACTAGACTCTAAACTGCCAGCCTGTTCCTAACTATCTGCATTTTATCAGTTGTCCCTTAAGCTCAGTCATGTAGGCTTTGGGCTCTGGCACAAGGCACTTTTAAACTTCCTATGCTCTCAAAGAGAATCTCAGAGAGGAGCACATGGAGATATATGGACAGTATTTAGAAATCCTTCAGTTTTGCAAGCCCCTGACTCCCTTTGTGCTGCCTCTCAGCAGTGAGCCACCTGCaagatttggaaaggaagaaacaatTCCCTCCTCTACCATAagaggctttttcttttcttttctttctttccttccttccttccttccttccttccttccttccttccttccttccttccttccttccttctttctttctttctttctttctttctttctttcctttttctccctccccccaaacagggtttctctgtgttgccttggctgtcctggatttgttttatagaccaggctgatcttgaactcacagagatgtgtctgtctctgccttcccgaatgctgggattaca
This genomic window from Meriones unguiculatus strain TT.TT164.6M chromosome 12, Bangor_MerUng_6.1, whole genome shotgun sequence contains:
- the Cobl gene encoding protein cordon-bleu isoform X8, which codes for MDAPRALAAKPPTGRKMKARAPPPPGKPVAQNVHSEQKLPHDATLGSQQSLIHMKEALQNSTLDITVVLPSGLEKQSVVSGSHAMMDLLVELCLENHLNPSHHVLEIWSSETQQPLSFKPNTLIGSLNVHTVLLKEKVPEEKVKPGLTKVPEKSVRLVVNYLRTQKAVVRVSPEVPLQNILPVICAKCEVSPDHVVLLRDNIAGEELELSKSLNELGIKELYAWDNRREMFRKSSLGNDETDKEKKKFLGFFKVNKKSSSKAEHLSQSGADSDEDPVKSASGGDVNGCITTPNSPSMHSRSLTLGPSLSLGNISGMSMKSEMKKRRAPPPPSPGPLGQDKTSEKASLSSQADLQKKKRRAPAPPPPQPPLPSPVVPNRKEDKEENRKSTMVSLPLGPGSHYSMGGVSQVPLEAEETASVGSCFASEDTTEDSGVMSSPSDVISLDSQQDSMRSKDKWSTDQEDCSDQDLAGTPELGPQKSPSWGKNSSGNLILRTEKATMPTNDEEDIFVTGHFHQTLAELDDNLEGMEENYETDTSSLTNSINGVSNHSLQEAIISDSGVDDIPVTFIGEVSDEPFDSGLSSSRSNNAVIFNTGGVASQRSHLPPFQTEHSQPYVRTNRKEPDLSPPSQDIRKRNQPTLANTSEDENPVEIDARVTSSVSKLFIDDLKAKDKGKVCGSTHSEKTQAGHRVNSLPMNPKDCEDENNSAFPPWSHRGQTSGGSYGLKHGLTTYKIVPPKSEMRCYDRDVSLSTGAIKIDELGNLVSPHVNGSRTIPQSSAVVETDGQPIGKVKEFWRRNSMEKLLNGPAECTAKKYPSTTTTATPTKPQQDNGMKTAFTLTAPLQQPAAQEHGAHLEEERSRPRSTVSCHVKVPAAHPTEVTFLKPQRRTSSQYVASAIAKKMGPPKVHADVVRPHKKTAEKGHEEPKLPRPPPTGKDDAAPNPHSEAQQHETNQGSVCLSSTPGVQLPIGDHPRVKASSTYGKSSTQDCPAAVHRNSYFLPVSSSQRDRVSVGQSCGFNEKQTTSNQKASSTSNPTQALDKAHPPPPLLAEAHDSGRILMNGSARVPGNYEPPHSPKESSLTSYIILQTEEKPSPLSTNGQDADDALPSSIFGPKKKFKPVVQRPVPKDTSLHSALMEAIHSSGGRDKLRKTAELTSEGKPKKPSYVEAESERSALLAAIRGHSGTLSLKKVSSLASEELQSFRDAALLAPGLDKAQQEDPGLPPPPALQLPPPPASQAPSAPITVSRFSTATLSNTVDARQALMDAIRSGTGAARLRKVPLLV